From Amycolatopsis sp. cg9, one genomic window encodes:
- a CDS encoding LysR family transcriptional regulator — MDLDVAQVRAFVVTAEQRHFGRAAQALFLTQQALSKRIRKLEDALATPLFVRTNRSVELTAEGERFLPHARELVRVADAAVAAMGADDRPLRLDLLDYRLSPMFLLRRLAEREPALRVDKVAGGGFANAVEKLLSGELDAAFGRVNGFGRPLPDELEHRVVRLEPLVALLAPEHPLAVQDALPLIDLRADGIWLPGHGGPAEWLSYVNELCTRFGVPVDDSGVSYDLRHTLEQTRYGKRRVTLAGADMELAPDLNLKVLPFEPSPLFPWSLVWRRGKAHPALKRLMALAGRTSREEGWCAYDPAHAWVPDDDVSLAASARTTR, encoded by the coding sequence GTGGACCTCGACGTCGCCCAGGTGCGGGCATTCGTGGTGACCGCCGAGCAGCGCCACTTCGGCCGGGCCGCCCAGGCGCTGTTCCTCACCCAGCAAGCGCTGTCCAAGCGCATCCGCAAGCTCGAGGACGCCCTCGCGACGCCGTTGTTCGTGCGCACCAACCGGTCGGTCGAACTGACCGCCGAGGGCGAGCGGTTCCTCCCGCACGCGCGCGAACTGGTGCGGGTGGCCGACGCCGCGGTGGCGGCCATGGGCGCCGACGACCGGCCGCTGCGCCTCGACCTGCTCGACTACCGCCTCTCCCCGATGTTCCTGCTGCGCCGGCTCGCCGAGCGGGAGCCGGCGCTTCGGGTGGACAAGGTCGCCGGCGGCGGGTTCGCCAACGCCGTCGAGAAGCTGCTGTCCGGCGAGCTCGACGCCGCGTTCGGCCGGGTGAACGGCTTCGGGCGGCCACTGCCGGACGAGCTGGAGCACCGGGTCGTCCGGCTCGAGCCGCTGGTCGCCCTGCTCGCCCCGGAACACCCCCTCGCCGTGCAGGACGCCCTCCCGCTGATCGACCTGCGCGCCGACGGGATCTGGCTGCCCGGCCACGGCGGCCCGGCCGAATGGCTGTCCTACGTGAACGAGCTGTGCACCCGCTTCGGCGTGCCGGTCGACGACTCCGGCGTCAGCTACGACCTGCGCCACACCCTCGAGCAGACCCGCTACGGCAAGCGACGCGTCACGCTGGCCGGCGCGGACATGGAGCTCGCGCCGGATCTGAACCTGAAGGTGCTGCCGTTCGAGCCGTCGCCGCTGTTCCCGTGGTCGCTGGTCTGGCGGCGCGGGAAGGCGCACCCGGCGCTGAAGCGGCTGATGGCGCTGGCCGGGCGCACCAGCCGCGAAGAGGGCTGGTGCGCCTACGACCCGGCGCACGCCTGGGTGCCGGACGACGACGTCAGCCTCGCAGCTTCCGCGCGAACCACTCGCTGA
- a CDS encoding S26 family signal peptidase — protein sequence MTGWLWAAVAAVAGVVLIRWARRRWFVAVVSGLSMAPAFRDGQRVLCRRAGKIRRGGVVVVEHPGRAGPRALGPGHLVKRVAAIPGDPVPRAGLPALADRPEDRVPAGMLVLLGDAKGSIDSAELGYFPVGRVVGVVTTRPVQQLTAE from the coding sequence GTGACCGGCTGGCTCTGGGCGGCCGTCGCCGCGGTGGCCGGGGTGGTGCTGATCCGGTGGGCCCGGCGGCGCTGGTTCGTCGCCGTCGTGTCCGGGCTCAGCATGGCGCCCGCGTTCCGGGACGGCCAGCGCGTCCTCTGCCGCCGGGCCGGGAAGATCCGCCGCGGCGGGGTGGTCGTCGTCGAACACCCGGGCCGGGCCGGGCCGCGGGCACTGGGCCCCGGCCACCTCGTCAAGCGCGTCGCGGCGATCCCCGGCGACCCGGTCCCCCGTGCGGGGCTGCCGGCCCTCGCGGACCGGCCGGAGGACCGGGTGCCGGCGGGCATGCTCGTGCTGCTCGGCGACGCGAAGGGAAGCATCGATTCGGCCGAGCTCGGCTACTTCCCGGTCGGCCGGGTCGTCGGTGTCGTGACGACCCGGCCGGTTCAGCAGCTGACGGCGGAGTAG
- the polA gene encoding DNA polymerase I, whose translation MSPSEKTTVANATGSTGVAERPKLLLIDGHSMAYRAFFALPAENFKTKTGQVTNAVFGFTSMLINLLRDEAPTHLAVAFDLSRKTFRSETYAEYKANRSSTPDEFRGQVDLVKEVLDVLGIPSLTKENFEADDIIATLTTQATAADFDVLICTGDRDALQLVTEQVTVLYPKRGVSEMTRFTPDAVEEKYGLTPRQYPDFAALRGDPSDNLPNIPGVGEKTAAKWIKQFGSLDDLIDRVDEVKGKAGEALRAHLSSVQLNRQLTELIRDVELEIGPAGLELRPWDREAVHALFDELEFRVLRDRLFATLQSAEPEADEGFEVSGAALAPGALGAWLTSHAGKGQPVALAFRTVGASVRSDLRAVAFAAADGEGAYVDVTAMDQADDAALAAWFADPGIRKTGHDLKVPLHAIRARGWALAGLAMDTALAAYLVRPGQRTFELDDLALRYLHRELRSETDGGDGQLSLLDGGAEGLEQKEIQEELVKARAIFELAGALEKELEQIGGAKLLAELELPLLEVITELEIAGVAVDLEQLTTLEAHYLSRVTQAAEEAYAVIGKQINLGSPKQLQVVLFDELGMPKTKRTKTGYTTDAEALQGLFEKTEHPFLQHMLEHRDATKLRTTVEGLIKSVADDGRIHTTLLQTIAATGRLSSTEPNLQNIPVRTEEGRRIRDAFVVGEGFTELMTADYSQIEMRIMAHLSKDEGLIEAFNSGEDLHTFVASRAFSMPPEEITPELRYRVKAMSYGLAYGLSAYGLSQQLRISTEDAKSQMEAYFDRFGGVRDYLHSVVGVAAKNGYTETVFGRRRYLPDLNSDNRQRREMAERMALNAPIQGSAADIIKVAMLNVHRELVKAKLKSRILLQVHDELVLEVAEGEREQLETLVRHGMGSAYDLAVPLEVSVGYGRSWNEAAH comes from the coding sequence GTGAGCCCGAGTGAGAAGACGACCGTTGCCAACGCCACAGGATCGACCGGTGTCGCCGAGCGCCCGAAGCTGCTGCTGATCGACGGCCATTCGATGGCCTACCGCGCTTTCTTCGCGCTGCCCGCGGAGAACTTCAAGACCAAGACCGGCCAGGTCACGAACGCGGTCTTCGGCTTCACCTCGATGCTCATCAACCTGCTGCGCGACGAAGCGCCGACCCATCTGGCGGTGGCGTTCGACCTCTCGCGCAAGACGTTCCGCTCGGAGACGTACGCGGAGTACAAGGCGAACCGCAGCTCGACGCCGGACGAGTTCCGCGGCCAGGTCGACCTGGTCAAGGAAGTCCTCGACGTGCTCGGGATCCCGTCGCTGACGAAGGAGAACTTCGAGGCCGACGACATCATCGCCACGCTCACCACGCAGGCGACGGCGGCGGACTTCGACGTCCTGATCTGTACCGGCGACCGGGACGCGCTGCAGCTGGTCACCGAGCAGGTGACCGTGCTCTACCCGAAGCGCGGCGTGTCGGAGATGACCCGGTTCACGCCGGACGCCGTCGAGGAGAAGTACGGGCTCACCCCGCGGCAGTACCCGGACTTCGCGGCGCTGCGCGGCGACCCCTCGGACAACCTGCCGAACATCCCGGGCGTCGGGGAGAAGACCGCGGCCAAGTGGATCAAGCAGTTCGGCTCGCTCGACGACCTGATCGACCGCGTCGACGAAGTAAAAGGGAAAGCGGGGGAGGCCCTCCGGGCGCACCTCAGCTCGGTCCAGCTGAACCGGCAGCTCACGGAGCTGATCCGGGACGTCGAGCTGGAGATCGGCCCGGCCGGGCTGGAGCTGCGCCCGTGGGACCGCGAAGCCGTGCACGCGCTGTTCGACGAGCTGGAGTTCCGCGTGCTGCGGGACAGGCTGTTCGCGACGCTGCAGAGCGCCGAGCCGGAGGCCGACGAGGGCTTCGAGGTCTCCGGTGCCGCGCTCGCGCCCGGCGCGCTGGGCGCGTGGCTGACGTCGCACGCGGGCAAGGGACAGCCGGTGGCGCTGGCGTTCCGCACGGTGGGCGCGTCGGTCCGCTCCGACCTGCGCGCGGTCGCTTTCGCGGCGGCCGACGGCGAAGGCGCGTATGTCGACGTCACGGCGATGGACCAGGCCGACGACGCCGCGCTGGCCGCGTGGTTCGCCGACCCGGGGATCCGCAAGACCGGCCACGACCTCAAGGTCCCGCTGCACGCGATCCGCGCCCGCGGCTGGGCGCTGGCCGGGCTCGCCATGGACACCGCGCTGGCCGCGTACCTGGTGCGCCCGGGGCAGCGCACGTTCGAGCTGGACGACCTCGCGCTGCGCTACCTGCACCGCGAGCTGCGCTCGGAGACCGACGGCGGCGACGGGCAGCTGTCGCTGCTCGACGGCGGCGCGGAAGGCCTGGAGCAGAAGGAGATCCAGGAAGAGCTCGTCAAGGCGCGCGCCATCTTCGAGCTGGCCGGCGCGCTCGAAAAGGAGCTGGAGCAGATCGGCGGGGCGAAGCTGCTCGCCGAGCTGGAGCTGCCGCTGCTGGAGGTGATCACCGAGCTGGAGATCGCCGGGGTCGCCGTCGACCTGGAGCAGCTGACGACGCTGGAAGCGCACTACCTTTCGCGCGTCACGCAGGCGGCCGAAGAGGCGTACGCGGTGATCGGCAAGCAGATCAACCTCGGCTCGCCGAAGCAGCTGCAGGTCGTGCTGTTCGACGAGCTCGGCATGCCGAAGACCAAGCGCACCAAGACCGGCTACACGACCGACGCCGAGGCGCTGCAGGGCCTGTTCGAGAAGACCGAACACCCGTTCCTGCAGCACATGCTGGAGCACCGGGACGCGACGAAGCTGCGCACGACCGTGGAGGGGCTGATCAAGTCCGTCGCCGACGACGGGCGCATCCACACCACGCTGCTGCAGACGATCGCGGCCACCGGGCGGCTGTCCTCGACCGAGCCGAACCTGCAGAACATCCCGGTCCGCACCGAGGAAGGCCGCCGCATCCGCGACGCGTTCGTCGTCGGCGAGGGCTTCACCGAGCTGATGACCGCGGACTACAGCCAGATCGAAATGCGGATCATGGCGCACCTGTCGAAGGACGAGGGCCTGATCGAGGCGTTCAACTCCGGCGAGGACCTGCACACGTTCGTGGCGTCGCGGGCGTTCTCGATGCCGCCGGAGGAGATCACGCCGGAGCTGCGCTACCGCGTCAAGGCGATGTCGTACGGCCTCGCGTACGGGCTGTCGGCGTACGGGCTTTCGCAGCAGCTGCGGATTTCCACCGAGGACGCCAAGTCCCAGATGGAGGCGTACTTCGACCGCTTCGGCGGCGTGCGCGACTACCTCCACTCGGTCGTCGGCGTCGCGGCGAAGAACGGCTACACCGAAACGGTCTTCGGCCGCCGCCGCTACCTGCCGGACCTCAACAGCGACAACCGCCAGCGCCGCGAGATGGCCGAGCGGATGGCGCTCAACGCCCCGATCCAGGGCAGCGCGGCGGACATCATCAAGGTCGCGATGCTCAACGTCCACCGTGAACTCGTCAAGGCGAAGCTGAAGAGCCGGATCCTGCTGCAGGTCCACGACGAACTCGTGCTGGAGGTCGCCGAGGGGGAGCGCGAGCAGCTGGAGACGCTGGTGCGCCACGGCATGGGCTCGGCGTACGACCTCGCGGTGCCCCTGGAGGTCTCGGTCGGCTACGGGCGATCCTGGAACGAAGCCGCGCACTAG
- a CDS encoding alpha/beta hydrolase family protein — translation MIEGIAAGVPFVAVPPADAGAPAALVVGWHLMDAPASEQAMAEAVPMAGLQAWRVYLGLPLSGARLPEGGYDEVFRRANEDAVLDVFEPVTEQAAGEFPAALAELRDRLPGASGPLGVFGGSAGALVALEVLARGDAGIAAAAVASPVVQLAPMIAANERRFGVTYGWTARSRAVAARYDYVDRAAELTAPLLLVAGAADDVAVREPAAALHEKLGAELVTVEGMAHEFPPGTPEAARVDAAFSEWFARKLRG, via the coding sequence ATGATCGAGGGTATCGCGGCCGGGGTGCCGTTCGTGGCGGTGCCGCCGGCGGACGCGGGCGCGCCGGCGGCGCTGGTGGTGGGCTGGCACCTGATGGACGCGCCGGCGAGCGAGCAGGCGATGGCCGAAGCCGTGCCGATGGCGGGGCTCCAGGCGTGGCGGGTGTACCTCGGCCTGCCGCTGAGCGGCGCGCGGCTGCCCGAAGGCGGTTACGACGAAGTCTTCCGGCGGGCGAACGAGGACGCCGTGCTCGACGTGTTCGAGCCGGTGACCGAGCAGGCGGCGGGCGAGTTCCCGGCGGCGCTGGCCGAGCTGCGCGACCGGCTGCCGGGCGCGAGCGGGCCGCTCGGGGTGTTCGGCGGCTCGGCCGGGGCGCTCGTGGCGCTGGAGGTGCTGGCGCGCGGGGACGCCGGGATCGCGGCCGCCGCGGTGGCCAGCCCGGTCGTCCAGCTCGCGCCGATGATCGCCGCCAACGAGCGGCGCTTCGGGGTGACCTACGGGTGGACCGCGAGGTCCCGCGCGGTCGCCGCGCGCTACGACTACGTCGACCGGGCGGCCGAGCTGACCGCGCCGCTGCTGCTGGTCGCCGGGGCGGCCGACGACGTCGCCGTGCGCGAGCCGGCCGCGGCCCTGCACGAGAAGCTGGGGGCCGAGCTGGTCACGGTCGAGGGCATGGCGCACGAGTTCCCGCCGGGGACGCCGGAAGCGGCCCGCGTCGACGCCGCCTTCAGCGAGTGGTTCGCGCGGAAGCTGCGAGGCTGA
- a CDS encoding BTAD domain-containing putative transcriptional regulator has protein sequence MAFVRGAAEGEIEFRLLGPLEVCARGRRLAVGGPRQRAVLAALLLRADRVATIDYLARAVWGRPPVSMRANLRTYVAALRRVLGDPGDGRRIVTQPDGYRLVVRRDECDVARFEDWRLSGDRAERAGETEQAARCYDRALAVWRGSLLDGLPAVGQVLRAEADRWEERRLAVLERSVEVRLLLGAHEDVLDALYDAVAEHPLRERFWGQLMRGLYASGRRAEALDTYRRARGFLVAELGVEPGEHLQGIQQVILDGTLVGDTC, from the coding sequence ATGGCGTTCGTGCGTGGTGCGGCCGAGGGGGAAATCGAATTCCGGTTGCTCGGCCCGCTCGAAGTGTGTGCCAGGGGCCGCCGGCTCGCGGTGGGCGGGCCGCGGCAGCGGGCGGTGCTGGCCGCGTTGCTGCTGCGGGCGGACCGGGTGGCGACGATCGACTACCTGGCCCGCGCGGTCTGGGGCAGACCACCGGTGTCGATGCGGGCGAACCTGCGGACCTACGTCGCGGCGCTGCGGCGGGTGCTCGGCGATCCCGGTGACGGCCGGCGCATCGTCACCCAGCCCGACGGCTACCGCCTGGTGGTGCGGCGCGACGAATGCGACGTCGCCCGGTTCGAGGACTGGCGGCTTTCCGGCGACCGGGCCGAACGCGCCGGGGAGACCGAGCAGGCGGCGCGGTGCTACGACCGCGCCCTCGCGGTCTGGCGGGGCAGCCTGCTCGACGGGCTGCCGGCCGTGGGACAGGTCCTTCGCGCCGAAGCGGACCGGTGGGAGGAACGCCGGCTCGCCGTCCTGGAACGCAGCGTCGAGGTCCGGCTGCTGCTCGGCGCGCACGAAGACGTGCTCGACGCGTTGTACGACGCGGTCGCCGAACACCCGTTGCGGGAACGCTTCTGGGGCCAGCTGATGCGGGGCCTCTACGCGTCGGGGCGCCGGGCGGAAGCGCTGGACACCTACCGGCGGGCGCGCGGGTTCCTCGTCGCCGAACTGGGGGTGGAGCCGGGCGAGCACCTCCAGGGGATCCAGCAGGTGATCCTCGACGGCACGCTGGTCGGCGACACCTGCTGA
- a CDS encoding PaaI family thioesterase — MTDSAAPIDVERLSGIDPAAADQQLNDKIGMKLLEATAERVVGTIPVEGNLQPYGLLHGGANAVLAEALGSTVAALNAGPGRAAMGLELSCTHHRAVRAGTVTGVATPLHVGRGTITAEIVLTDDEGRRTCTARLTCVVRDRPPGA, encoded by the coding sequence GTGACGGACAGTGCCGCCCCCATCGACGTGGAGCGGCTGTCGGGCATCGACCCGGCGGCGGCGGACCAGCAGCTGAACGACAAGATCGGCATGAAGCTGCTCGAAGCGACGGCCGAACGCGTGGTCGGCACGATCCCGGTCGAGGGCAACCTCCAGCCGTACGGCCTGCTGCACGGCGGCGCGAACGCGGTGCTCGCCGAGGCGCTGGGCTCGACGGTCGCGGCGCTGAACGCGGGCCCCGGCCGGGCGGCGATGGGACTCGAGCTGTCCTGCACGCACCACCGGGCGGTCCGCGCGGGCACGGTCACCGGGGTCGCGACGCCGCTGCACGTCGGCCGCGGCACGATCACCGCGGAGATCGTGCTGACCGACGACGAGGGCCGCCGCACCTGCACCGCCCGGCTCACCTGCGTCGTCCGGGACCGCCCGCCGGGCGCCTGA